The following are from one region of the Tachysurus fulvidraco isolate hzauxx_2018 chromosome 15, HZAU_PFXX_2.0, whole genome shotgun sequence genome:
- the s1pr5a gene encoding sphingosine 1-phosphate receptor 5a, whose product MEASHVAFVAAAPTVITTTPPATYLSRMFKDYQSNAVIKDHYNFTGKLSRSTDGMKAVDIVFLIICLLIVLENAVVLIAIWKNKKFHLPMYYLLGNLTFSDLLAGFTYMVNIITSGANTLNMTPVQWFIREGGVFITLTASIISLLAIAIERHVTMARMKPYQGAKRGRMFALIVISWVLSIFMGLLPIMGWNCMGTLEQCSTVLPLYSKSFILFSITVFSVVLLAIVVLYLRIFRVVKSNTQRLTGAPQRKGFAKKSQKYMALLKTVTIVLGVFIACWLPLFLLLLLDFFCPAKSCPVLLKAEYFLGLAMINSLLNPIIYTLTSKDMRKAILRLLCSYCLITKDGQVRKFGITFLECSTSKNEMTSHRMEGLETVSTGNFTPSTIKAIFPKISKSVAMGQ is encoded by the coding sequence ATGGAGGCATCGCACGTTGCTTTTGTTGCTGCAGCTCCAACTGTGATCACGACGACCCCCCCTGCAACATACCTGAGCAGAATGTTCAAGGATTACCAAAGCAATGCGGTCATCAAGGACCACTACAACTTCACAGGAAAGCTGAGCAGGTCCACAGATGGCATGAAAGCTGTAGATATTGTATTCCTTATTATCTGTCTGCTAATTGTGTTGGAGAATGCCGTGGTTCTTATAGCTATTtggaagaataaaaaattccaCCTGCCCATGTACTACCTTCTGGGCAACCTGACTTTCTCAGACTTGTTGGCAGGATTTACCTACATGGTGAATATCATAACATCAGGGGCCAACACTCTCAACATGACACCTGTCCAGTGGTTCATCAGAGAAGGAGGTGTTTTCATCACATTAACTGCTTCCATTATTAGCCTCCTGGCCATTGCTATTGAACGGCATGTTACTATGGCACGGATGAAGCCATACCAGGGAGCCAAGCGTGGGCGTATGTTTGCTTTGATTGTCATAAGTTGGGTGCTCTCGATCTTTATGGGTCTGCTACCCATTATGGGCTGGAACTGCATGGGTACATTGGAACAGTGCTCTACTGTCCTTCCCCTTTATTCCAAGAGCTTCATTCTCTTCTCCATTACAGTTTTCTCTGTTGTATTACTGGCTATTGTGGTCCTCTACCTCCGCATATTCCGTGTTGTAAAGTCCAACACACAGCGGCTGACCGGTGCTCCACAGCGTAAAGGTTTTGCAAAGAAGTCTCAGAAATACATGGCTCTTTTGAAGACAGTCACAATAGTGTTGGGTGTTTTTATCGCCTGCTGGCTTCCACTATTTTTACTTCttttgctggattttttttgtccagcaAAAAGCTGCCCTGTATTGTTAAAGGCAGAGTATTTCCTGGGACTTGCTATGATTAACTCATTACTTAATCCTATTATCTACACCTTAACCAGTAAGGACATGCGTAAGGCTATACTGAGATTGCTCTGCAGCTACTGCTTGATTACAAAAGATGGACAGGTGAGAAAGTTTGGAATAACGTTTCTGGAGTGCAGTACAAGTAAAAATGAGATGACATCACACAGGATGGAGGGCCTGGAGACAGTCTCCACAGGGAATTTTACACCATCTACTATCAAAGCTATTTTTCCCAAAATATCAAAGAGTGTAGCTATGGGACAATAA